The Benincasa hispida cultivar B227 chromosome 11, ASM972705v1, whole genome shotgun sequence genome has a segment encoding these proteins:
- the LOC120090076 gene encoding protein BIC1, with protein MRREVQPSSRKMDFHGAGSCLHQYPLPPPPFEAVKAPPAQKNGIEQELHSLVSCSSGGRDGEKRLESDVQEEDGAAMEVAATAVTAPKKEEEEGGRERLKRHRREMAGRVWIPEIWGQEELLKDWIDCSAFDACLFPTGIGSARAALVEEGRRANNGGLTLENRC; from the coding sequence ATGAGGAGAGAAGTTCAACCGAGTTCGCGGAAGATGGATTTTCATGGCGCTGGTTCTTGTCTTCATCAATATCCACTTCCTCCACCGCCATTTGAGGCTGTGAAAGCTCCGCCCGCTCAGAAAAACGGAATCGAACAGGAACTTCACTCACTGGTTTCGTGTTCTAGCGGAGGTCGCGACGGGGAGAAACGCTTGGAATCGGATGTGCAGGAGGAAGACGGAGCGGCAATGGAGGTTGCGGCGACGGCGGTGACGGCGCCGAagaaggaggaggaggaagGTGGACGGGAGAGGCTGAAGAGGCATCGGCGGGAGATGGCTGGCCGGGTCTGGATACCGGAGATATGGGGACAAGAGGAGCTTCTGAAGGATTGGATCGATTGCTCCGCCTTTGACGCTTGTTTATTTCCGACGGGAATCGGATCGGCCAGGGCGGCGCTGGTTGAAGAAGGACGGAGGGCCAACAATGGCGGACTCACACTGGAGAACAGgtgctga